A window from Moritella yayanosii encodes these proteins:
- a CDS encoding 2OG-Fe(II) oxygenase family protein, which yields MTIAIDKKQQISPANVPEFDTLDFNQLKWSSEENLPVEITIFDLQELRAGKNLDTLKAALENNFPFYIKNFGIPESEVESIFNITRNFFNEPEKEKAKMVHPELPLILRGYSAYGAGAYENSLNGGKAINQYTKYAWGPVKNVAPNAEFSDAYQNMQHKLSQISDQVLDCIGEALDLKSHDQWKNLFKGEDTVLHCQCYYPEKPLGKSRMVTHADASSVTLLTQLPSENGHIGLKVETENGYIGVPAIRDTIVIMVGETMNSLSHGHIKPVMHAVTGPTENIETSERSSMPFFANPRDAFKMKRPPESTHSKFYNADDETTFRQYSDNIAAAYVKTEKAG from the coding sequence ATGACTATTGCAATAGATAAGAAGCAACAAATATCGCCAGCCAACGTACCTGAATTTGATACCTTGGATTTTAATCAATTAAAGTGGAGCTCAGAAGAAAACCTCCCCGTCGAGATCACTATTTTTGATCTACAAGAATTACGCGCAGGTAAAAACTTAGATACGTTAAAAGCGGCTTTAGAAAACAATTTCCCATTCTATATCAAAAATTTTGGCATTCCAGAAAGTGAAGTTGAGTCGATATTTAATATCACTCGCAATTTCTTTAATGAACCAGAAAAAGAAAAGGCAAAAATGGTTCACCCTGAGTTACCACTTATTTTACGCGGTTACTCCGCTTACGGCGCAGGTGCATATGAAAACTCTCTAAATGGCGGTAAAGCCATTAACCAATATACCAAATATGCTTGGGGTCCAGTTAAAAACGTCGCACCGAATGCCGAGTTTTCTGATGCGTATCAGAACATGCAACACAAGTTATCTCAGATTTCAGACCAAGTGCTTGACTGCATTGGCGAAGCGCTTGACTTGAAATCCCATGATCAATGGAAAAACTTATTTAAGGGCGAAGATACGGTATTACATTGCCAATGCTATTACCCTGAAAAACCACTCGGAAAATCGAGAATGGTGACACATGCAGATGCATCATCAGTCACTTTATTAACGCAACTTCCTTCTGAAAACGGTCATATTGGCTTAAAAGTTGAGACCGAAAATGGTTACATTGGAGTTCCAGCCATTCGCGATACGATCGTCATTATGGTTGGTGAAACAATGAATTCTCTTAGTCATGGTCATATTAAACCGGTTATGCATGCGGTGACGGGCCCTACAGAAAACATTGAAACAAGTGAGCGTAGTTCGATGCCATTTTTTGCGAATCCACGCGATGCATTCAAGATGAAACGCCCCCCAGAATCCACGCATAGTAAGTTTTACAATGCCGACGATGAAACAACGTTTAGGCAATATTCAGATAATATCGCCGCAGCGTATGTCAAAACCGAAAAAGCGGGTTAG
- a CDS encoding tryptophanase translates to MKTIIEPFRIKSVERLKMTTEAQRKHLLKNAHYNVVLLNSDDVLIDLLTDSGTTAMSSEQWASLHLGDESYVRSPSYYKFVAAVQKYMPFKYVLPTHQGRPAERILASVVSQDGSIIPNNSHFDTTRANFSHAKATPIDLVIDEAKDPTSLYPFKGNMDIPKLALLLEKSQQNIPLIMLTITNNSVGGQPVSMANIRQTSELCKSFNIPLFFDACRFAENAYLIKRNEAEYQDVSIKSIVQEMFSYADGMTMSAKKDALVNTGGWLALNDDHWAEKAMDQLLLTEGFITYGGLAGRDLHAMALGIEEGIDEDYLKYRINSIEYLGNALDKVGIPVHKPFGGHAIYIDVEAMFSHIPVSAHPGQALNMALYEEAGIRACEISSVKLDNSAKQQNTSEKIIVRLAIPRRVYTKSHLDYIVEAFDNINRRKEQIQGLNMTLDAHPLRQYAAQFEPIIAQ, encoded by the coding sequence ATGAAAACAATTATTGAACCGTTTCGCATTAAAAGTGTTGAACGTTTAAAAATGACGACAGAAGCACAACGCAAGCACCTACTAAAAAACGCTCATTATAATGTGGTGCTATTAAATTCAGATGATGTGTTAATTGATTTATTAACCGACTCTGGCACTACAGCAATGAGTTCAGAGCAATGGGCAAGCTTACACCTTGGTGATGAAAGTTACGTTCGCTCTCCATCTTATTATAAATTTGTCGCCGCAGTACAAAAATACATGCCATTTAAATATGTATTACCAACACATCAAGGTCGGCCAGCGGAGCGTATTTTAGCGAGTGTTGTATCTCAAGACGGCAGTATTATTCCCAATAATTCACATTTTGATACAACCCGTGCAAATTTTTCACACGCAAAGGCAACACCCATTGATTTGGTGATTGATGAAGCCAAAGATCCAACGAGTCTATACCCTTTCAAAGGGAACATGGATATCCCCAAATTAGCATTACTGTTAGAAAAATCGCAACAAAATATTCCTTTAATTATGCTAACCATTACCAATAATTCCGTCGGTGGCCAGCCCGTATCCATGGCCAATATTCGCCAAACAAGTGAATTGTGTAAATCATTTAATATTCCGTTATTTTTTGATGCCTGTCGATTTGCCGAAAATGCCTATTTAATTAAACGTAATGAAGCTGAATACCAAGATGTCAGTATCAAAAGTATTGTTCAGGAAATGTTTTCTTATGCGGATGGCATGACAATGAGCGCAAAAAAGGATGCACTCGTCAACACTGGCGGCTGGCTCGCATTAAATGATGATCACTGGGCTGAAAAAGCCATGGATCAATTATTATTGACCGAAGGGTTTATCACCTATGGTGGATTAGCGGGACGAGACCTTCATGCGATGGCACTTGGTATCGAAGAAGGTATCGATGAGGATTATTTAAAATATCGTATTAACAGTATCGAATATTTAGGTAATGCCTTAGATAAAGTCGGTATTCCGGTGCACAAACCTTTTGGGGGGCATGCGATATATATCGATGTAGAAGCAATGTTTTCTCACATCCCGGTTTCAGCTCATCCCGGCCAAGCCCTTAACATGGCACTTTATGAAGAAGCTGGTATTCGAGCCTGTGAAATCAGCTCAGTCAAACTAGATAACAGCGCTAAACAACAAAATACATCAGAAAAAATCATCGTCAGGCTGGCAATTCCAAGACGCGTTTATACGAAAAGTCACCTCGATTATATCGTTGAAGCTTTTGACAATATAAATCGACGAAAAGAGCAAATTCAAGGGCTAAACATGACTCTTGATGCTCATCCGTTACGTCAGTACGCAGCACAATTTGAGCCCATAATCGCCCAATAA
- a CDS encoding flavin-containing monooxygenase yields the protein MSTLYDVVIIGAGQSGLSVSYYLTQQKINHLVIEKDNVLASSWRNRKWDSFTLVTPNSMNQLPNFPCSQFNDDAFLNKEQVCQYIEDFAASFNAPVKFGITVTNVSKNDDGVFEVITSNDTLLCKQVVVATSTFNQPSIPSVALDIPDSVLQLHSSSYKNPESLPQGSVLVVGTAQSGAQITQELVEYGYKVFCTTSKVPKSQRRYRGKDISLWARLIGLLDKKSASLKDLNGRFPASPQITGKDGGSTIHLPVLMNQGLVLLGRLIDVSNGRLIFSDDVVENMKFNEAAYVDWKDKIDQYILDTNIDASESDYIEPPSADYSNAPTSIHIQEDKINTIIWATGYRFDYSWINENVFDEYGYPDTNRGITTCDGLCFVGLNNIDLNKTGLLYGTGEHAKYIAEHIITALETQSLAAQLN from the coding sequence ATGAGCACACTCTATGACGTAGTCATTATCGGCGCAGGACAATCAGGACTTTCTGTTAGTTATTATTTAACTCAGCAGAAAATAAATCACCTTGTGATAGAAAAAGATAATGTATTAGCTTCTTCTTGGCGAAACCGTAAGTGGGATTCTTTTACATTAGTAACCCCTAACAGTATGAACCAACTGCCCAACTTTCCTTGTTCTCAATTTAATGATGATGCTTTTTTAAATAAAGAACAAGTCTGTCAATATATCGAAGACTTCGCGGCGTCATTTAATGCGCCAGTTAAGTTTGGTATCACAGTCACCAACGTATCCAAAAATGATGACGGTGTATTTGAAGTGATCACAAGTAACGATACGTTATTATGTAAACAAGTGGTCGTCGCAACGAGTACCTTCAATCAACCCAGTATTCCAAGCGTAGCCTTAGATATACCAGACTCAGTTCTGCAGCTGCATTCAAGTAGCTACAAAAACCCAGAATCGTTACCTCAAGGCAGTGTACTTGTCGTTGGCACCGCACAATCAGGTGCTCAGATAACACAAGAGTTAGTAGAATATGGCTACAAAGTTTTTTGTACCACCAGTAAAGTACCAAAGTCTCAGCGCCGATATCGAGGAAAAGATATTTCTCTATGGGCTAGATTAATCGGCTTACTTGATAAAAAAAGTGCCTCACTTAAAGATCTAAATGGCCGTTTTCCAGCCAGTCCACAAATCACCGGGAAAGATGGAGGGAGTACGATTCATTTGCCTGTGCTAATGAATCAAGGCCTCGTGCTACTCGGTCGATTAATCGACGTATCAAATGGACGTTTAATATTCTCTGATGATGTCGTTGAAAACATGAAGTTTAACGAAGCAGCTTATGTCGATTGGAAAGATAAGATTGATCAATATATTTTAGACACAAATATCGACGCCTCCGAATCAGACTATATTGAGCCACCAAGCGCTGATTATTCCAACGCCCCGACATCTATCCACATCCAAGAAGACAAAATCAACACGATTATATGGGCCACAGGTTATCGATTTGATTATAGCTGGATCAATGAAAATGTTTTTGATGAATATGGTTATCCCGACACCAACCGAGGCATTACTACTTGTGATGGTCTCTGTTTTGTTGGCCTAAATAATATAGATCTGAATAAAACAGGCTTGTTATATGGCACAGGAGAGCATGCGAAATATATTGCAGAACACATAATCACAGCGCTTGAAACTCAATCATTAGCAGCACAATTAAACTAA
- a CDS encoding non-ribosomal peptide synthetase — protein sequence MSIKEYPIAGKSKDESFYYLHNSEVPYPKDKTIYQIFQDQVEKTPYNVAITFEGRAITYLELNERSNQLARYIRKEYLVTQGRKLEPDTLIAIFLDKSVDMLITMLGIMKAGAVYVPININDPDKRISYLLNDTQCELVITHSKLTTKLIKAVHSELDVHEEGSPHLIPLDTNAYRHENIQNLPRHNKPTDLAYIIYTSGTTGKPKGVMIEHHSVINLACSRKNDFSIDESSVVLQFSPITFDASVCEIFSALLHGARLVMVTDEVKRDPTLLTNSLHTERVSVATILPSLLAQISLADCPELPYLKTLIVAGEPCTKDVMQMWSKGRQLINAYGPSESTVCATLHHFKSGDLPSTIGGPIQNTAVYILDKNLSPTPKGVTGELYISGVGLARGYFNKVKLTDERFISNPFSAPGTGHSHSRLYKTGDLVRHLENGNIEYIGRNDFQVKIRGHRIELGELENTLLSYPAIKQVCVLAKNRINTPSESTTDTSASKYLVVYYVANQEIDTDKCINFLSQCLPEYMVPNHFIWQDAFPLTNNGKVDRNRLPEPRTIQEKQDRITPYTKLESTLLDIWQSVLGFEQISIKDDFFKIGGNSLLVITLAVKINTEFNFKINVSLLLVYRTISDQAAFLLETNNSNLEFKPIATFQSHGLKPPLFFIHPSMSGSELYKSMVNVFDQDQPFYGVESYNFNHLEDPETDLRSLAKRYVDYIRVVQPHGPYYLGGYSLGGNISYEIAHQLINLGETVEGVYLVDSVLPAPFAKKDGVTYKDAKNFLEYFEFKDTENQRLLELAKIEMELLFSYYPTSKLPVKLVLIKATNLFSPLDNLEKDHIANHFFQVDKAYSGWDQFAREVNQYKIDADHETIVEPQHLARVASIIQKEINLPESIEMFSLWS from the coding sequence ATGTCTATTAAAGAATACCCAATTGCAGGTAAAAGCAAGGATGAGAGTTTCTATTATTTACATAATTCAGAAGTCCCTTATCCAAAAGACAAAACCATTTATCAAATATTTCAAGATCAGGTGGAAAAAACGCCTTACAATGTGGCCATTACATTTGAAGGGCGAGCGATTACATATCTAGAACTAAATGAACGGTCAAATCAGTTAGCCCGTTATATTCGTAAAGAATACCTGGTAACACAAGGTCGTAAATTAGAACCTGATACCCTCATCGCTATATTCTTAGATAAAAGTGTCGATATGCTTATAACGATGCTGGGAATAATGAAAGCCGGCGCTGTTTATGTCCCCATTAATATAAATGATCCCGACAAGCGTATCAGCTATTTATTAAATGATACCCAATGCGAATTGGTCATTACGCATTCTAAACTAACAACTAAGCTAATCAAGGCTGTGCATAGCGAATTAGATGTACACGAAGAAGGCTCACCACATCTTATCCCCCTCGATACCAACGCTTATCGACATGAGAATATCCAAAATTTACCACGCCACAATAAGCCCACCGACTTAGCATATATTATTTATACATCAGGCACGACTGGCAAACCTAAAGGGGTAATGATTGAACATCACAGTGTGATTAATTTAGCCTGTTCTAGAAAAAATGATTTTAGTATTGATGAAAGTAGTGTCGTCTTACAGTTCTCTCCAATTACATTTGATGCCTCGGTCTGTGAAATTTTCAGCGCATTACTTCATGGCGCTCGGCTTGTCATGGTCACCGATGAAGTAAAGCGTGACCCAACCCTACTCACAAATAGCTTACACACAGAAAGGGTCTCTGTTGCCACAATATTACCTTCATTACTGGCACAAATATCACTGGCAGATTGCCCTGAATTGCCTTATTTAAAAACCCTGATTGTCGCTGGTGAGCCTTGCACTAAAGACGTGATGCAGATGTGGAGTAAAGGCCGTCAGTTAATCAATGCCTATGGGCCAAGTGAATCGACGGTTTGTGCAACCTTGCATCATTTTAAATCTGGAGATTTACCTTCGACAATAGGCGGCCCAATACAAAATACTGCAGTTTACATTCTCGATAAAAACCTATCACCGACGCCAAAAGGGGTTACCGGTGAATTGTATATTTCGGGTGTTGGCCTTGCCCGTGGTTATTTCAATAAAGTTAAATTAACCGATGAGCGTTTTATTTCAAATCCATTTAGTGCACCTGGAACAGGGCATTCACACAGTAGACTCTATAAAACTGGCGATCTGGTTCGGCATTTAGAAAATGGTAATATCGAATACATTGGTCGTAATGATTTCCAAGTTAAAATACGGGGACATCGAATCGAACTCGGTGAACTTGAAAATACCTTATTAAGCTACCCTGCTATCAAGCAAGTCTGCGTCCTCGCTAAAAACAGAATAAATACGCCGTCTGAATCGACAACTGATACGAGTGCATCAAAGTATCTCGTTGTTTACTACGTAGCAAACCAAGAAATTGATACTGATAAATGCATTAACTTTCTATCACAGTGCTTGCCCGAATACATGGTTCCCAATCACTTTATTTGGCAAGACGCTTTTCCACTGACGAATAACGGTAAAGTAGATCGTAATCGATTGCCTGAACCGAGAACAATACAAGAAAAACAAGATCGCATAACACCTTATACGAAACTAGAGTCAACACTACTTGATATTTGGCAATCGGTGTTGGGGTTTGAGCAGATCAGTATTAAAGATGATTTTTTCAAGATAGGCGGTAATTCATTATTGGTTATCACGCTCGCCGTTAAAATCAATACCGAGTTTAATTTCAAAATAAACGTATCATTATTACTTGTATATAGAACCATTTCAGATCAAGCCGCGTTTTTACTCGAAACCAATAATAGTAACCTTGAATTTAAACCAATCGCTACTTTTCAATCTCATGGTCTAAAACCACCACTATTCTTCATTCATCCAAGTATGAGTGGCTCAGAGTTGTATAAAAGCATGGTTAATGTGTTCGACCAAGATCAGCCTTTTTACGGTGTTGAGTCATACAACTTTAACCATTTAGAGGATCCAGAAACTGATTTACGCTCCTTAGCCAAACGTTATGTCGATTACATCCGAGTGGTGCAACCCCACGGTCCCTATTATCTAGGAGGGTATTCATTAGGCGGAAATATTTCTTATGAAATAGCTCATCAGTTGATTAATCTTGGGGAAACGGTTGAAGGGGTGTATTTAGTCGATTCTGTATTACCAGCACCTTTCGCTAAAAAAGACGGTGTCACATATAAAGATGCGAAAAATTTCCTTGAGTATTTTGAATTCAAGGATACTGAAAATCAACGTTTGTTAGAGTTAGCCAAAATAGAAATGGAGTTATTATTTAGCTATTACCCAACCTCCAAACTACCCGTTAAGTTAGTCTTAATTAAAGCAACAAACCTATTTTCACCCTTGGATAATTTAGAGAAAGACCACATTGCCAACCATTTCTTTCAAGTGGATAAAGCGTATAGCGGCTGGGACCAATTCGCGCGAGAAGTTAATCAATATAAAATTGATGCTGACCACGAAACGATTGTAGAACCCCAACATCTAGCAAGAGTGGCAAGTATCATCCAAAAAGAAATTAATCTACCAGAAAGCATTGAGATGTTTAGCCTTTGGTCTTAA
- a CDS encoding sulfite exporter TauE/SafE family protein — MIFIADGQLKSVNINRSMIYWVPLFLFWLIWSVSLGSQNILIVFENYWQSSITMIAGSFVAGATPLGGGAVAFPVFTKIMQVSSSDASFFSLLIQSVGMTFATLFFISRNTMINWKVIRYACIGSFLAYPVSFIYISLENITVRFIFSEFIVFCAFIMLWKKQNQHLKSKSMYWAVLFGFFGGLLTAKIGSGCDVILYFYLVFICQYCAKDSIPTTVCFMAINSIYASVWLLFTSTPSEFVVGSWWASAPIVSIGAPLGAYVLSKLRANQTVIMIISIISIEVLSSLLFAPFSIMNKVTILITITTLLIYTVWQKNVKS; from the coding sequence ATGATATTTATTGCTGATGGCCAGCTAAAATCAGTGAATATAAATCGTTCAATGATTTATTGGGTGCCGCTATTTTTGTTTTGGCTAATTTGGTCAGTATCTCTCGGTAGCCAAAATATTTTGATCGTATTTGAAAATTACTGGCAAAGTAGTATCACCATGATTGCCGGATCGTTTGTGGCAGGTGCCACGCCACTTGGAGGTGGTGCTGTGGCCTTCCCGGTATTTACAAAAATAATGCAAGTAAGCAGCAGTGATGCCAGTTTCTTTAGTTTGCTCATTCAATCGGTTGGAATGACCTTTGCCACACTCTTCTTTATCAGTCGCAATACCATGATCAATTGGAAAGTGATCAGATATGCTTGCATAGGAAGCTTTTTAGCCTACCCAGTCAGTTTCATTTATATTTCGTTAGAGAATATAACCGTACGCTTTATTTTTTCTGAATTCATCGTGTTTTGTGCTTTTATCATGTTGTGGAAAAAACAAAATCAACATCTAAAAAGTAAGTCGATGTACTGGGCTGTATTATTTGGATTTTTTGGGGGACTACTCACTGCGAAAATAGGATCTGGTTGTGATGTTATATTATATTTTTATCTGGTTTTCATTTGCCAGTATTGTGCGAAAGATAGTATACCAACCACGGTCTGCTTTATGGCAATCAATTCAATTTATGCCAGTGTCTGGCTACTATTCACCAGTACACCGAGTGAATTTGTAGTCGGTAGTTGGTGGGCGTCTGCGCCGATTGTATCAATAGGCGCGCCTTTGGGCGCTTATGTTTTATCAAAACTAAGAGCGAATCAAACAGTAATAATGATCATCTCCATTATCAGTATTGAAGTGCTCTCTAGTTTGTTATTTGCTCCTTTTTCAATAATGAACAAAGTGACTATTTTAATCACGATAACGACTTTGCTCATATATACTGTTTGGCAAAAAAACGTTAAGAGTTAA
- a CDS encoding LysR substrate-binding domain-containing protein — MTQRLQAIEAKVSVKLVQRQARGISLTEEDYLLQDKARSILAEMDQLHTLMASKKNLINGTLKVLAPLGFGNDYIAPLVGELRDSTLKLAMLAPNQRFLCASPDYLKKHGTPSSPRALRDHTCISLRENSEDVTLWRFTHTAGDGASEVQESIRITPTFTSNEGSVVKNWAIADHGIIMRSEWDVQPELNSGALVQLLPDYSLPSADIVALLGTDTRARSARTSHFLQLLKDRFAQPPWLNK, encoded by the coding sequence GTGACTCAACGCCTGCAAGCAATTGAAGCCAAAGTCAGCGTTAAATTGGTACAACGCCAAGCTCGTGGCATAAGCCTGACCGAAGAAGATTATTTACTGCAAGATAAAGCCCGATCCATCCTTGCTGAAATGGATCAACTACACACATTAATGGCCAGTAAAAAGAACCTTATCAATGGCACACTCAAAGTATTAGCACCCTTGGGGTTTGGTAATGACTACATCGCCCCCTTGGTTGGTGAGTTACGGGATTCGACATTGAAGCTGGCGATGCTGGCACCTAACCAGCGTTTTCTCTGCGCCTCGCCTGATTATTTAAAAAAACATGGCACGCCGAGCTCACCACGAGCGTTACGCGACCATACTTGTATTTCATTACGGGAAAACAGTGAAGATGTGACATTATGGCGTTTCACCCATACTGCTGGTGATGGTGCCAGTGAAGTACAAGAATCGATTCGTATTACCCCCACCTTTACCAGTAATGAAGGTAGCGTTGTTAAAAATTGGGCAATCGCAGATCATGGCATCATCATGCGCTCCGAGTGGGATGTGCAACCTGAATTAAATAGTGGAGCATTAGTGCAATTGTTACCAGACTACAGCTTACCGAGTGCCGATATTGTGGCATTATTAGGAACAGATACACGCGCTCGTTCTGCCAGAACATCGCATTTTTTACAATTACTCAAAGATCGTTTTGCACAACCACCTTGGCTAAATAAATAG
- a CDS encoding ribonuclease Z, whose amino-acid sequence MEIVFLGTSAGTPTKTRNVTGLAIHRVNSKKWCLVDCGEGTQHQLLHTKLSLTQLQAIFITHIHGDHCYGLPGLLASAAMQGRTEPLWIVGPSEIQTFIKLMQTAVHLNLNYELKYKCIDEPNNTLDDLAIEFDVKTTELSHRVPSFAYSFSENRLSNKLDVDKLAQDKITRGKLWGELQQGLDVQLDDGRIIYAQDYLLPIQDPRKIIISGDNDDPSLLTQIAKTANVLVHEATYTQDIAIKVGSGPQHSYAKLVAQFANDIGLDNLVLTHFSPRYQYAINSSPSIFDIENEARTVYSNNLFLANDFDRFILNKQGVLTNANSHSVFK is encoded by the coding sequence ATGGAAATCGTATTTTTAGGTACATCGGCAGGTACACCGACCAAAACTCGTAATGTAACAGGCCTAGCTATACACCGGGTTAATTCCAAAAAGTGGTGTTTGGTTGACTGCGGTGAAGGTACGCAACATCAACTGTTGCATACCAAGCTGTCTTTAACGCAATTACAGGCGATCTTTATTACCCACATCCATGGCGATCATTGTTATGGTCTACCTGGGTTATTAGCCAGTGCCGCAATGCAAGGCAGGACTGAGCCGCTTTGGATTGTTGGGCCATCAGAAATTCAAACCTTCATCAAGTTGATGCAAACAGCTGTGCACCTCAATTTAAACTATGAATTAAAGTACAAGTGTATTGATGAGCCAAATAATACCCTGGATGACTTAGCCATTGAGTTTGATGTTAAGACGACTGAACTCTCTCACCGTGTGCCTTCTTTTGCTTACAGTTTCAGTGAAAACAGATTAAGCAATAAACTCGATGTCGATAAGTTAGCACAAGACAAGATCACTCGCGGCAAGCTTTGGGGCGAGCTGCAACAAGGCTTAGATGTGCAACTCGATGACGGCCGTATTATTTATGCACAAGATTACTTGTTGCCCATTCAAGACCCACGGAAAATTATCATCTCAGGCGATAACGATGATCCATCACTGCTCACTCAAATAGCCAAGACCGCCAACGTATTAGTGCATGAAGCAACGTATACTCAAGATATCGCCATCAAAGTCGGCTCGGGGCCACAACACAGTTACGCTAAACTGGTTGCTCAGTTTGCCAATGATATCGGACTAGATAACTTAGTGTTAACCCACTTTAGCCCACGTTATCAATACGCGATAAACAGCAGCCCTTCTATCTTCGATATCGAAAACGAAGCGCGTACTGTTTATAGTAACAACCTGTTTCTAGCCAACGACTTTGACCGCTTTATATTAAACAAACAAGGCGTTTTAACTAACGCTAACAGCCATTCAGTTTTCAAATGA
- a CDS encoding ABC transporter ATP-binding protein codes for MSLLEVKNLRIEYPSRHGIHAAVKSLSFSIERGEIVGIVGESGAGKSTVGNAVIDLLSPPGVIASGEVYLDGEKISGLTPKEMRKIRGSKIGFIFQDPMTSLNPLFTIERQITETILANLDVSKKEAFSRAITLMEQVGIPEPELRIKQYPHQFSGGMRQRVVIAIALSCEPDLIIADEPTTALDVSIQDQILKLIRELCIKKNVGCMLITHDMGVVSNVTDKIAVMYRGDLVEFGPTKQVLSDPSHEYTRSLISAVPRSDIKLDRFPLVNYIEEAEEMKQIDIKNHWLGQSQDQREYTGPLLTVNDVSLRFVTKDSFFESKREYVQASDNVSFHINEGETFGLVGESGSGKSTIARIIAGLYKPNEGNITFEGIDLTALKSEKERRPIRRQMQMVFQNPYTSMNPRMKVFDIISEPIRFHKLASSEAEIRQIVHDLLDHVGLGKMAGVKYPHEFSGGQRQRISIARALATRPRLLICDEPTSALDVSVQAQILNLLKDLQDELNLTMLFISHDLPVIRQVSDRVGVMQKGKLLEVAATEDLFTNPQHEYSQHLISLMPEFKGLREK; via the coding sequence ATGTCTTTATTAGAAGTTAAAAATCTTCGCATCGAATATCCATCTCGACATGGGATTCACGCAGCAGTGAAATCATTGTCTTTTTCTATCGAACGCGGTGAAATCGTTGGTATAGTTGGCGAATCTGGAGCAGGTAAATCAACGGTGGGTAATGCTGTTATTGATCTATTAAGCCCACCAGGGGTTATTGCTAGCGGCGAAGTATATCTTGACGGTGAAAAAATATCAGGGTTAACACCCAAAGAGATGCGTAAAATACGTGGCTCAAAAATCGGCTTCATCTTCCAAGATCCAATGACATCACTAAATCCTCTTTTTACCATCGAGCGTCAAATTACAGAAACTATTTTAGCCAATCTTGATGTAAGTAAAAAAGAAGCCTTCTCTCGGGCAATTACCTTAATGGAACAAGTCGGTATTCCTGAGCCAGAATTACGTATTAAGCAATACCCGCATCAATTCTCAGGTGGTATGAGACAGCGTGTGGTTATCGCTATCGCATTGTCTTGTGAACCCGATTTAATCATTGCCGATGAACCAACAACCGCACTTGATGTTTCAATTCAAGATCAAATTCTAAAACTGATCCGTGAATTATGTATTAAGAAAAACGTGGGTTGTATGCTGATTACCCACGATATGGGTGTGGTATCGAATGTAACAGATAAAATTGCCGTGATGTACCGCGGTGATCTTGTTGAATTTGGTCCAACCAAGCAAGTGCTGAGCGATCCTTCGCATGAATATACCCGCAGCCTTATTTCTGCGGTACCGCGCTCTGATATCAAATTAGATCGTTTTCCACTGGTCAACTATATCGAAGAAGCCGAAGAAATGAAGCAAATCGATATTAAAAATCATTGGTTAGGTCAAAGTCAGGACCAACGTGAATACACGGGTCCACTACTGACAGTAAATGATGTAAGTCTGCGCTTTGTGACTAAAGATTCATTCTTTGAAAGCAAACGTGAATACGTCCAAGCATCTGACAACGTAAGCTTCCATATTAACGAAGGTGAAACCTTTGGTCTGGTGGGTGAGTCTGGTTCAGGTAAATCAACGATTGCACGTATTATTGCCGGTCTTTATAAACCGAATGAAGGTAATATCACGTTTGAAGGCATTGATTTAACTGCATTGAAATCTGAAAAAGAACGTCGCCCGATTCGTCGTCAAATGCAAATGGTGTTCCAAAATCCATATACGTCGATGAATCCGAGAATGAAGGTTTTTGATATCATTTCAGAACCCATTCGTTTCCACAAACTGGCATCGTCAGAAGCTGAAATTCGTCAAATTGTGCATGATCTACTTGATCATGTCGGACTCGGTAAAATGGCTGGGGTAAAATACCCACACGAATTCTCTGGTGGCCAACGCCAACGTATTTCGATTGCCCGCGCGCTGGCAACTCGTCCGCGTTTATTAATTTGTGATGAACCAACATCAGCACTTGATGTGTCAGTACAAGCACAAATTCTTAATCTACTTAAAGATTTACAAGACGAACTCAATCTAACTATGCTGTTTATTAGTCATGATTTACCGGTTATTCGTCAAGTGAGTGATCGCGTCGGTGTAATGCAAAAAGGTAAACTGCTTGAAGTGGCGGCAACGGAAGACTTATTTACTAATCCACAGCATGAATACAGCCAGCATCTTATTTCGTTAATGCCTGAATTTAAAGGCTTGCGTGAGAAGTAG